In the Solea senegalensis isolate Sse05_10M unplaced genomic scaffold, IFAPA_SoseM_1 scf7180000015796, whole genome shotgun sequence genome, CATGTGGACAACAGAAGGACAGGATTGGACGAGTTTGTTCAAATGCTAAAATGTCtttccaaaatggctgacttctgGGTGGGGGCGGAGCTAAAAAgagttaaaggtgacatcgtaTGCTTGTATGACACAtacatgttagttatggaggtctacttacatatattaaattgttttcatggtcacatatatgttagttatggaggtctacttacatatattaacttgttttcatggtcacatacaTATGTTAGTTacggtctacttacatatattgacttgttttcatggtcacatatatgttagttatggaggtctacttacatatattaacttgttttcatggtcacatatatgttagttatggaggtctacttacatatattaacttgttttcatggtcacatatatgttagttatggtctacttacatatattaacttgttttcatggtcacatatatgttagttatggaggtctacttacatatatgttagttatggaggtctacttacatatattaacttgttttcatggtcacaaatatatgttagttatggaggtctacttacatatattaacttgttttcatggtcacatatatgttagttatggaggtctacttacatatattaacttgttttcatggtcacatatatgttagttatggaggtctacttacatatattaacttgttttcatggtcacatatatattagttatggaggtctacttacatatattaacttgttttcatggtcacatatatgttagttatggaggtctacttacatatagtaacttgttttcatggtcacatatatatgttagttatgaggtctacttacatatattaacttgttttcatggtcacatatatgttagttatggaggtctacttacatatattaacttgttttcatggtcacatatatgttagttatggaggtctacttacatatattaacttgttttcatggtcacatacaTATGTTAGTTacggtctacttacatatattacttgttttcatggtcacatatatgttagttatgaggtctacttacatatattaacttgttttcatggtcacatatatgttagttatggaggtctacttacatatattaacttgttttcatggccacacatatatgttagttatggaggtctacttacatatattaacttgttttcatggttaaaaacctcctaatcgctgcaaacgagccgaacaaaatatctcctcactgacactcttgtcagccgtgctgtttcagaccaaaaccacacccccagaacgtggactgtgttgtgattggccagccaacgagagctttcctactgtcctgtgattggccaggtacctggaagtgacgtaatagataggccagctctcagatacacagctccccctctggcacggtggatgctctgcatctcagcagctacaacgagagtagttcttcttctgcggttgaatgtacgcaaccggatgtgcccggactagtgcccgcaccaggaggcgctacggtggtgagaggagtggtgaagtatactgatgacatcatcaacatacggaagtgccgatctgcttcgcagagcccaggaaaacaataaaaccctattttctcagcagtggttgaactgtttgttctgaaactttagagtttcataaacgaggtaatgacgcagatacacacacaaacgcagcgttaattggagcttccggtctatgtcgcctttaaaaaacaatgagagcaataagtgtgtttgtaagCATGTGTCTGACTGTGGGGGGCGATGTAGAACTCACCCCGGCGTGTCCACCCACACGATGCCGATGTGGCAGAAAAAAATGCACTCCTTGTCTTTCTGGTTCTCACACGAGCAGCGCTTCTCTCGCCGGTGGGCCTCTTGGACGAGCTGCACCAGGGGGCCCTCGTCCACAGTGAAGCCTGTCATGGAAACAGAGgaagctgggaaaaaaaacaggaggaagaggagacgtTTGTGTCTGAAGTAATAATGTGAATCATCAGGGGGTGGAGCTAAGTTCAGGTGTCAGTGAGCAGATTTAACTGTGAACAATCATCTGTctcagctttatcctccacatgagggccacaaggggcgctgtgccaatctcagctgacatagggccaaaGACGGGGtcacaccgtggacaggtcaaccgtccactctcacacctgcggTCACTTTACAGTGTCCActtgttttttggactgtgggagaacctTGGGAACCCGGGGAACCCGAGGAGAATCCcaggagaacccagagaaaatccacacacacaaaaaccattTAACGATGATTCCACTTGTTAAAGAAATAATTTTATCCACTGAGCAAAGAACTTTTGTCATAAAATCCAAGCTATCTACgccacatgatcacgtctttatctcactggtAAGCAGAagttcccacaccaaagtccacaggagccgctggttctctgctgccttgtgtggtcattttgtgtccacATCATCGACGACTCAGCGAGACGTTTGAGGACAGGaacgagacatttgaggacagGAGTGAGACGTTTGAGGACAGGAACTAAACGTTTGAGGACAGGAACTAAACGTTTTCAGTCAAGAACGAGACGTTAGAGGACAAGAACGAGACGTTAGAGGACAGGGGTGAGACGTTTGAGGAAAGGaatgagacatttgaggacagGAACGAAACATTTGAGGACAGGAACGAGATGTTTGAGGGAGACGTTTAGAGACAAGACTTTTGAGGACAGGAATATTGATCAGgattgacaaacactgatcagtattttattttgaaataatccacagatgaatgaattttaaacagaataaacttgtgtaaatgtcagttaagtcacttcctgtcttggACACGCCCATAACACCACAatgtgggaaaacaaaaaatcacaaaagtgagtgtgagtgagtgagtgatttacctTCACACTGATGAAACAACATTAGCAACGCAGCTACGACACAAACATGAGTCCATCCCATAATCACAGCAGTCGTTAACAACCACAACGATGTTTACAAcaacaagagaaaataaaaaaaagatcctcAAGAAACTCAATGttccagaagaagaaaaggctCCTGAAGGTCacatgtgatgtgttcaggtcACAGGAGCTGAagacactgaggaggaggaggaggaggaggaggaggaggaggaggagtctctgcctctctctctctcacaaacagaaaaataaacacctttttttttgtcatcttcaTCTGCACAAAACCATGATAAATACTGCAGTACATAtgtcaggcctgtgtgtggcgctgtagtACTGCTACACACAAAttggagaggaagaagaatattgtttacatttgttgttttctttatttcattgtgAGACAGAtaactgaccacacacacacacacacacacacgttggacattcatgacttgaggggacattgcattgacttacattcatttcctggagacttactctaaccttaaccacaattactactggcctaatcctaattctaacctcaacctaaccttaaaacatatcttcacttaaaatatagtcatttacgttgtggggacttgtttttttgtccccacaaggaagacaagtccccataatgtgactgtgtaaacagttttaggtccccacaacattagttaatacacacacacacactgctgcctccatcactaaattcaaacgtattattttgtcacttcagtgttcagattgacgtcagtgacacaaactgaccacacgaggcagcagaggaccagcagctcctatgattttctctgtggactttggtgtggaacagtgtgtgtgtgtgtgtgtgtgtgtgtgtgtgtgtgtgtgtgtgtgggggggagagtgagtggtttagaaATAGCTGTCGTCGTCTCTTTTTGAGATCATCTGGAACAAAGTCAAAGTGGTTTCCTGTGGAGGTGGCGTTGTGTTCCGTCGCGTTCCGTCGCGTTCCGTCGCGTTCCTGTTGGCTCTTCTGATCTTTTCTGGTCCTGGTTTAGAGGGAAACAGTCTGAGTGAGGGGAGACCACTGCGGTCCACATTAACGAGGACAATCCAATCACgtgggacacagacacacaacacgcAGCAGCTGCTCTTCTCCGGGTTTCCCCGAAAAACACTGGAGCGGATCTTGTGAAACGGATCTGGAGGAAGTGAACGTCACAGCGTGGAACATACTTTCACTCATTTAAGACTTATAAGAACATATTTAACACAACTTAGTTTATCtttctttaaatcaaattaGATGTAAGTCTAGGTATGAAAATATTAATCCATTCATCCAAATGAATCTACAATTATCAGTtcatccttttgtttttgaacaaaaacaacttttcagcttcttaaatattaaAAGGTTCATGTTGTCAAAACAAAAGTCACTTATTTTTGAGACTTCTTTCAAACACCTGACgatagttagcttagcattagctcccaGGCGAGTAATTAACTTAGCATAGGTTccccacctgtgtgtgtgttctgtcttgTCACagcttcatttttcttcttttttcacccTTGAGCCTGAAATCATGTGTTCACTCCAGTCAGAAGCACTTCAGACTGTTTGTCTGAAgttgtctgtgtgagagagtgaatgtgcgtgtaccacaggaaaatcccccagcagtttagttctatagcagcagaactaagagatggtttaggtttccctgaaccagctctaactataagctttatcaaaaaggaaagttttaagtttaactttaaatacagagagaggctccgcctcccgaactgtcattggaagctggttccacaggagaggaggagcctggtaactgaaggctctgcctcccattctactcttacagactctgggaaccacaagtaaacctgtattttgtgacctaagtggtctattagggtgataaggtaagactaggtctttcaggtatgaaggggtgtgaccattaagtgctttgtacgtgaggaggaggattttaaattgaattctaaactgtgggtggagccagtgtagagaagctaacactggagttatatggtctctctttctagttcctgtcagaactcgtgctgcagcattttgaatgaactgaagggttctaacagacttgttagaacatcctgataataaggagttacagtaatctaatctagatgtaacaaaagcatgaactagtttttgagcgtcctgtaaagacagaatgtttctaatgttcataatgttccgcaggtggaagaaggctgttctggaaatgagttttatgtgtgaatcaaaagacatttcctggtcaaaagtaactccaaggttcctcacagtggaactggaagccaaggtgatgtcatctaaagtgacaatgtgatcagaaagtttttctctgaggtgtttagggccgagtataaaagtttaaaagtagaaagttacaggtcatccaggacttaatgtctctgagacattcctggagttgaacaacctgatttatttcatccggcctcattgataaatatagctgtgtgtcatctgcataacaatgaaagtgtatgttgtgcttcctaataatgttccctagaggaagcatatataaggtaaaaagtataggcccaagcactgagccttgtggaactccacaattaacttgtgtttgtagtgaggctttatcattaacatgaacaaactggaatctatcagatagtatgatttaaaccagcagagggcagcacctgtgataccaagagtctgctccaatctctgcagtagaatatcatgatcaatggtgtcaaatgcagcactaagatctaacaggacaagtaaagaaactagaccattatctgagttactaactttaactagtgctgtttctgtgctatggtttaatctaaaacctgactgaaaatcttcaaacaggccattaatgcgcaaatattcacatcattgattagcaacagccttttctaagattttagagacaaagggaagattagatataggtcggtaattagctaaaatatctgggtcaagggtcgctttttttagaaggggtttaataactgctattttaaacgtttggggcacatatccagttaataaggatagattaatttgagttaatatagagttaaaccatggtgctcatctcatctgattcaccactttctttttcagaggggcaacacgatctaatgtagtacgcagtgaggctgctgtactatcaacaaggttatctatgagggcgggagtaaaatcacaaaaggtaccttcagatgtactgacatatggcaccgagttaaataaaggttgcactgtctctttgaatgtattcatattattatcagacagtatttcttatttatgttattgtagttcattattgaacagttaaatgtgagtaaataatgatcagtaaggagagggttttgaggaactatgtttaagttatcaatatcaataccataagttaaaacaaggtcgagggtgtgattaaggcaatgagttggtttattaacgtgttgaataaaacctattgattccaacagcgagttaaatgcgcagctaagactatcatggtcaacatctacatggatgttgaaatatcctacaattatgatttgatctgttttaagcaccaactcagataagaactcagagaactctgatagaaactctgaataaggtgcaggtggacgataaactgtgactatcataattggtttctgtgatttacaactaggataagatagattaagaataaggctttcaaatgatgaatatcctggtttgggcttgggattgattaataatctagtattaaaaatggctgctactcctcctcctcggcctgagcttctaggaatatgggtattagcatgagtgggtggagttaactcatttagactaacgtaatcgtcttcatgtaaccaagtttcagttacacagaataaatcaatacaattgtcagaaatgagatcatttattaaaacagattttgaggagagagaccttatatttaatagtccacatttgaaagtggtattatttgactctatattattgttggtattaatctttattaagttagaatgtctaactcctcttctgtttgttattgatttatttactttatttactttagtttttactttagtaggtcgaggggcagacacagtctctatggggtttttaataggtgactgctcgaaaagaagcacagagaagcatgaaagactgcaactctgtgtcctggtctcacctctggattgtcatgggtttctaataaaatgccctaagctgctagataagagagctgctccatccaaagtgggatggacgccgtctctcctcatgagaccaggtttcccccagaaattttgccagttatctaaaaacccaatgttgttttctggacaccacctcgacagccagcgattgaatgacgacatgcggctatacatgtcatcactggttacattgggcaaaggaccagagaagattacgttgtcagacatagattgtgcatacctacacacagacttaacattaactttagtgacctccgattggcgtaatcgggtgtcattactaccgacgtgaataataactttactgaatttacgattatctgtagccagcagtttcagataagactctatgtcgcccgctctggccccgggaaaacacctgactgtggtcgctggcgtcgctattttcacgttcctcaggatggagtcaccaattaccagagttggtttctcagtctgtgtggtgctgagaggggaaaacttgtttgaggtgtgaacaggttggtggtggacaggactcttaggcttaacactacgcctcttactgcggacagtcacccagctgccctgtttgtctcccggctgcacgggagctgctgggggagctaatgctatgtggtccgcaccgactagaggggactggctaactgatttagcttctatggtgcggagccgagtttctacttcactaagcctcgcctccaccctagccagcaagctacatttacaagtacttttatcactaaaggaggcagaggagtaactaaacatgtggcacacaacacaggagagagcaggggaaggagagggagagagagaagccatcgctgctaagctaactttacgctagcaaagaaagaaacactgtACGTGATCTACGTAAACAATAGAGTTTACgcaaaagtagcgggtgaaagtattcgtcttagtactagtattacTGATCGTTCCAGTAGAagagcgcaggagacacacagcgtaacaccagtggaagcacaggaagtgacacaatatcTATATCAGTGGGGGCGATATCTGAGGTTACCGCCCCCACTGATATAGATATCAgatattcatgtgttcacacagtgacatacagacgtgatcatgtgacgcagagaTCAGAGACTTCAATTAATCCTTCACATTTCAGGTCTTTCATTTCCCTTTAATGTTGAGATGCTACAGTGAACATCACcatccaaacaacaacaacaacaacattgtaataacaacaacaacaacaacaataataataataataataatacatgtagCAAACAACATAGACAGACAAGGTCGTGTATATTCATCAGTTACTgcagaaatgtttaaattaagtaagagaggaaacacacaagtaatcagattacttttacaaccacacaaaaacatgtttacatgttcacacacacacctgtgtgtgaacAGCGTCCGTCCcctagcttagcttagcttctGTGAGttgaaacaggaaataaaactgGATCATTTCCTgtgaaatgtacttttttttttacattgctgtcccgtgtgtgtgtgtgtgtgtgtgtagattacagattacacacaaatgtttttaaacaaagaaaatggaagaaaaccAAAATGGCCGCAGTAGATTGAACTCATGAAAACGTTACATTGTTATCATAGTTACACGCCTGCCAGCTGCTAACTGTTAGCATGTGCTTAGCAACGCCTGAACCACAAACACGTGGAAAACTTCAGTTACGGCGAGTGTGATTTAATCTAAAGAATTACAATAAAATGGACTTTTGCTGCTTTCACATCTGCTTTAGTAGAATTGTTATAAATCTCCGCTTTCATTCGTCCTTCATCTCTGAGCGACAATCAACGCGTTCATCCGTCGCCATGGAAACGAGAAAACTGAAGACAAACATGGACGTTTGTTTAACTCATATCTCACACTGATTAACGTCGcggaaaaaaacactgaaccgTAGGACGAAATGAAAGGgttattttctttcacttgtgTTCACATGAACTAACACAGATGATGACAAACGTAGGAATCCATGAAGTATGACAGCGTCACGTTTGAAATCCTGTTCATGAACACatcatcacagtcacatgaccactttAACAATGTCCTTACTAAAAGCtcttattcatccattcatctgtcttttcttttctccattaatcgatcAGTTGTTTgttcagaaaatattgatcagtgtttgtcaaactctgaaatgacgacgttctcaaacgtctcgtttttgtccacaaacacaaaatgatgatgtttgaatgatttctttgtttttatggagcaaagaaaacagaaaatattcacatttaagaagctgaaaaatcacagaaaattcATCCAAGATTCATCCGTTCATCCACAGGTGACATGAAGGAGGTTCTGAGCCAAACGCGAGGTTCTGATGTTTCCACGTTCCTCACATTCCACTGAGGAACATCTGCACAGTCTCAGCTTTGTTTCTGGATCGACTTTTTCcacacgtcatcatcatcattgaaaCTCTGACCTGCACTGAGTCCAGAACCGAGTCCAGAACTGAGCACACACACGAGCACGTCAGGTTCCTCTGACCTTTCACAGACATTattctgtgactgtgatgaaggtgagtcagcagattATGACAGTAGCAAACTGCTCTGACAAACGTTTATTTTAACTTGAGGTTCTTgaatgacagaaacacagatccAAAACATTCTTGGCTGCTTCAAGAGGTTCCAGAGGACTTAGGGACTCTAAGAGACTTCTAACGTGTTCTCATGTGTTCTATCACAAGCAGGATTCTAGAATGTTCTAGAGGGTCCTAGACTGTTGTAGTCCTCTGTTGCGATGAGTTGTGCTCAAAAGCGTTGGAGGTTCCACAGAGTAACAGTTCTAATGTGTTCCTTCACACACTGGAATGTTCTGAATGTTCTTCTCCAGGACTCTAGAACGTTGTTGAGTCTTTCAGAACTTTCTCACACATTCCAtcacacacaaattcacaaTGTTGTTGGAGGTTTCTGGAATGTTGGAGGGTGGAATCCTCCATTCTGACTAAGAACAGGGGGAGTTCTCAAACTCTTGAAGAGGTTCTACAATTGCGGGAGGCTCAGAAAGTTTGAACATGTTCAATTACATAGAACCTTTGGATGGGCCTTGGTAAATGTTCTACAACGCTTGTGTGGCTGAGACTCATGAGGAGTTCTACAATGTTCTTGATTGTTCTGGAGCCTGTGTGGTTCTGTTCTACAAGCTGGGTGATTCTTTAGGTACTAGAATGTTGCTGATTGTTCTAGAGCCTGAATGATTCTGCTCTAGAACCTGGGTGGTTCTTTAGCACTGGCGGTGGTTTCACAGAGAAGTCGGGTCAGATCCCGCTGTTGTCctttgttttgtgaaatttaatTAAAGCTCCCTCTGTCACTGAGAACAACTGAGCAGTTCCAGGACCCAGA is a window encoding:
- the si:ch211-202p1.5 gene encoding endothelin-1, which translates into the protein MGWTHVCVVAALLMLFHQCEASSVSMTGFTVDEGPLVQLVQEAHRREKRCSCENQKDKECIFFCHIGIVWVDTPGHVVPYGFGSVRFRRELERCLCANTRDHECVRFCSVHTLMQGENLAVKQTTEMRLQRRRGAFWEKRSRHTLRKLT